The Octadecabacter arcticus 238 genome contains a region encoding:
- a CDS encoding AAA family ATPase, translating into MTWTTLQTAMAEQGYIASGDLAMALHLSLSLGRPLLVEGAAGVGKTEVARVLAAVQETQLIRLQCYEGLDAAQAIYEWNYQRQLLAIRAASEDGETGKTVEARIFSDEFLLERPLLKAIRQDKAPVLLIDEIDRADEEFEAYLLEILSEFQVTIPEMGTITATTRPMVILTANGTRDLSDALRRRCLYAHVPYPDLETELSILVTRYPDITDRLCAQIVGFVQALRKQELEKKPGIAEMLDFAAALMGLGVADLTEDPTVLQATLTTLLKTQTDRDAIPTEIAQRLAGKAA; encoded by the coding sequence ATGACTTGGACAACGCTACAAACGGCTATGGCCGAACAAGGCTACATTGCCTCTGGTGATCTCGCGATGGCGCTGCACTTATCGCTGTCGCTTGGGCGGCCTTTGCTGGTGGAAGGCGCCGCGGGCGTCGGCAAGACAGAGGTCGCGCGGGTCTTGGCGGCTGTACAAGAGACGCAATTGATCCGATTGCAGTGCTACGAAGGATTGGATGCAGCGCAAGCGATCTACGAATGGAATTACCAACGCCAGCTTTTGGCGATCCGTGCAGCATCTGAGGATGGCGAGACAGGTAAGACTGTTGAAGCACGGATATTTTCTGATGAATTTCTGCTCGAACGCCCCCTGTTGAAGGCGATCCGCCAAGACAAAGCACCGGTCTTGCTGATCGACGAAATTGACCGCGCAGATGAAGAATTTGAAGCATACTTGCTTGAAATTCTGTCTGAATTTCAGGTGACGATTCCAGAAATGGGTACGATTACTGCAACGACGCGGCCCATGGTAATTCTGACCGCAAACGGCACCCGAGACCTCAGCGATGCGCTGCGGCGGCGCTGCCTTTATGCCCATGTGCCATATCCCGATCTGGAAACAGAACTTTCTATTTTGGTGACGCGCTATCCCGACATCACAGACCGGCTTTGTGCGCAGATCGTCGGTTTTGTGCAGGCCTTACGCAAACAAGAGCTGGAGAAGAAGCCCGGTATTGCCGAGATGTTGGACTTCGCAGCCGCCTTGATGGGTCTTGGCGTGGCCGATCTGACAGAAGATCCGACGGTTTTGCAGGCAACGCTGACAACCCTGCTGAAAACACAAACAGACCGCGACGCGATTCCCACAGAAATCGCGCAACGTTTAGCAGGCAAAGCCGCATGA